TTTAGAATATAAGTGAGGTGAAAACCGGTTATGATATACCAATCTTTTCTTCCCCGGTCTTCAGGAGTACCGTCTTTTTTTATTCTGAGATCGCCTCTTTGGTCACCAGCACGGCCGTAACCATTTACATAGTACCATTCTCCATTTTCCCAATCCCAAATTAATTGAGTACCAGTACAACTAATACATGCACCATTTTTATCAATAATATAATGTAAAGTAGGCTTTCCATCTTCATCCAAATAAATGGTTTGTGCAGTTGGATCATCGGTAGATGCAATATATTCACCACTGTTGCCAATCTCAAGGCTTCTATCAGCTAATTGTGCAGCTTTTATACCTTTTTCATCAATTAATGTTTGCCTGTCGTAGTAAAACCCGCCCACATCATCAATATAATCCGTAAAGGTTGCGCGCCATCCAATTTCAAATGCTATGTCCAGTTGCCGATCCAACTTATACCTGAACCCTACACCAAAAGGTATGGCCGGTTGTATCAAAGAATAGGGTTTGGGTGGTTTTCTTCCATTTATAGCAGGTAAGCCCTGCCCTTCAGTTCTTAAAGGTTTTAGAGCAACCCATTTTCCATTAAATTTTGCTTTGGGGTTATGAAAAAACATAGCAAAGCCGATAAAAGCATAAGGTGAATAATCGGGTCTTTTTTTAAAGGTGCCCCGGTTTTCAAACAAGTCAAAGATAGCATCTAATTTAAATTCCAGCATATCATTTCTGAAAGACAAATTCCTGTTCCATCTGAATTTATCATTGCCTGAAGGTTTAGATCCTTTTCTGTCTTCCCCCATTACTCTGCCTGCAGCCAGGTTTGCTCTGAGTGATATCCTGGGCTGCATTCTCCATACGATACAGCCGCTCAGATTATAGCGGGTAAATCTAAGATTGGGGCTTAAAAAGCTCTGCCCGGGGTCCAGATCACCTACATAATTCATAGCGTTCAAACTGCCACCGACACTTGTATATTTTTTCCGTTTTGTAAACTTTTGAGCCTGAACATCAGTGATAATAAATATTAATGCAAGAAGTATTGCTACGCTTGTAAAAATTTTTCTCATTAGAAACCGCAAAGATAAAAATAAATGCCTAAAATGCCTAAAATTTTAGTTCTTATTAATTTCAGGGATTTCTTAATTTCTTATATCCAATCCCCAATTTAATTTATTCCTTAACGTATTTAAGAAATTTTCGTTACCCACCTTTACTAATTTTGCCTTGAAATCTTCTTTTTTTACCGCCAATTTAATTGATGCATCAACTGTTTTAGACCTTGAATCTAAAGAAACTAAAAAATTTTTACTTCTGCCTTCAATTTCAAATGAGATCACACTGCTATCTGATACAACCATTGGCCTTACATTCAAATTATGGGGGCTAACGGGAGAAATAGTGAAGTTACTCGTATGGGGAAATACTATAGGACCACCGCAACTCAATGAATAGCCGGTTGAACCTGTAGGAGTGGACACGATTAGTCCATCTGCCCAATAGGAGTTCAGATAATCACCATCGAGATAGGTATGCACCACGATCATTGAAGAAGTATCACTTTTCAGGATAGCAAACTCATTGAGTCCAAAATTAAGTCCTTCAAAAATATTTTCTTCTGACTCCAGCCGGATCAATGTTCTTTCATCAACATTGTAGTCTCCATCAAATATTGATTTGATAGCTGTTGTTGCAATTTCACATGGCGTAATAGCCAAAAAACCCAATCTTCCGGAATTGATTCCCAGAATAGGGAATTCCTTTCTACCTATATGAGTAACTGTTTCTAATAAAGTTCCATCCCCGCCTATGCTAAAGAC
This genomic stretch from Cytophagales bacterium harbors:
- a CDS encoding NAD kinase produces the protein MKIAVNGRLFKDNVTSDIQKIFDELFARDAEIQISRAFKAFLDKKITLKGQIDTYTGINDIFEADFVFSIGGDGTLLETVTHIGRKEFPILGINSGRLGFLAITPCEIATTAIKSIFDGDYNVDERTLIRLESEENIFEGLNFGLNEFAILKSDTSSMIVVHTYLDGDYLNSYWADGLIVSTPTGSTGYSLSCGGPIVFPHTSNFTISPVSPHNLNVRPMVVSDSSVISFEIEGRSKNFLVSLDSRSKTVDASIKLAVKKEDFKAKLVKVGNENFLNTLRNKLNWGLDIRN